The Malus domestica chromosome 13, GDT2T_hap1 genome includes a window with the following:
- the LOC139190632 gene encoding uncharacterized protein: MEPQPPPQAQSSQTNPGTSMNDDKTYQLLTTMAQGMQNQAKEVNELKKQMGQMAEFLGQFRENGKLPSTTVVNPKGGFESAKAITLRSGKEVRNKEDEKIQLEEDENTYPTARVPSPMPQLSKTSHPSTSGKNVPNVVISNTNLPNVPFPSRFLQSKNEEEEKDVLETFRKVHVNIPLLDAIKQIPKYAKCLKKLCTTKKRVREKEVVHVSENVSAILQHKLPPKCKDPGSFTIPCVIDSKYKVCKKMHFGGLWSMFRAWNG, translated from the exons atggaaccacaaccacctcctcaggcacaatcttcccaaactaacccaggtacgtctatgaatgatgataaaacatatcagctactaaccaccatggcgcagggaatgcagaaccaagcaaaggaggttaatgagctgaagaagcaaatgggccaaatggccgaatttttggggcaattccgtgaaaatggtaagttaccaagcactacggtggtcaatccaaagggtggcttcgaatctgcaaaggctatcacattacgaagtggaaaagaggtgagaaacaaggaagatgagaagatacaactcgaagaagatgagaacacctaccccacggcaagggtaccatcacccatgccgcagctatctaagacatcccatccgtccacctcaggtaagaatgttccaaatgttgtgatttcgaacactaatctgcccaatgtcccctttcctagcagatttttgcaatcaaagaacgaagaggaggaaaaagatgttctagagacatttagaaaggtgcatgtcaacattcccctccttgatgccataaagcaaatcccgaagtatgccaagtgtttaaagaagctttgcacaacaaagaaacgtgtccgggagaaagaggtggtacatgtaagcgagaatgtctccgccatcttgcaacataaactacctcccaaatgcaaagatccgggaagttttacaattccgtgtgtcattg actctaagtacaaagtatgcaagaagatgcattttggaggcctttggagcatgtttcgggcttggaatggatag